In Monodelphis domestica isolate mMonDom1 chromosome 3, mMonDom1.pri, whole genome shotgun sequence, the following proteins share a genomic window:
- the MRPS36 gene encoding alpha-ketoglutarate dehydrogenase component 4 isoform X2, whose amino-acid sequence MGSKMAAATRVVQVVKPHIPLIRFPDRKDNPKLSVPESFKSSVLPSHSSAMSQHSVGGKSPGLPMNRGPPDTADIVKTLPQKYRRKHLSPEEIEFIQRGGPE is encoded by the exons ATGGGCAGCAAGATGGCCGCCGCCACTCGGGTCGTGCAG gtAGTTAAACCACATATTCCACTAATAAGGTTCCCTGACAGAAAAGACAACCCCAAACTGAGTG TACCAGAATCGTTTAAGTCATCAGTGCTTCCATCTCACTCTTCTGCAATGTCACAGCATTCTGTGGGTGGTAAATCACCAGGTTTGCCAATGAATCGTGGTCCACCAGACACTGCTGATATAGTAAAAACATTACCTCAGAAATACAGGAGGAAACACTTGTCTCCAGAAGAGATTGAATTTATTCAA cgTGGAGGTCCAGAGTAA
- the MRPS36 gene encoding alpha-ketoglutarate dehydrogenase component 4 isoform X1: MGSKMAAATRVVQVVKPHIPLIRFPDRKDNPKLSVPESFKSSVLPSHSSAMSQHSVGGKSPGLPMNRGPPDTADIVKTLPQKYRRKHLSPEEIEFIQVCCFLQLIS, from the exons ATGGGCAGCAAGATGGCCGCCGCCACTCGGGTCGTGCAG gtAGTTAAACCACATATTCCACTAATAAGGTTCCCTGACAGAAAAGACAACCCCAAACTGAGTG TACCAGAATCGTTTAAGTCATCAGTGCTTCCATCTCACTCTTCTGCAATGTCACAGCATTCTGTGGGTGGTAAATCACCAGGTTTGCCAATGAATCGTGGTCCACCAGACACTGCTGATATAGTAAAAACATTACCTCAGAAATACAGGAGGAAACACTTGTCTCCAGAAGAGATTGAATTTATTCAAGTATGTTGTTTCCTTCAGTTAATCTCATAA